Proteins from a genomic interval of Lysobacter arenosi:
- a CDS encoding glycine zipper 2TM domain-containing protein → MNKNILAVALASLLVGGVAVAAFNSFRGNDNAQAQVDANGQAIGQDGDMAADGSIQSGKIEYADVLNVKPINEKEKLYATVIGTDAVRETSTTSTPREVCEDVVVQERAPERDGNVGGTVAGAVIGGLVGNQIGSGNGRKAATAAGAVAGGFIGNTVDKRHVGGKVTSRTERQCHTTSSTSQSSRVVGYNVTYRNPDGTTGSMRTDSKPGNKILLGEEDKVVGYDVTYRYDGAEQTIRMDERPVNNRLPVIDGQVVTQTASASTGST, encoded by the coding sequence ATGAACAAGAACATCCTCGCAGTCGCCCTGGCTTCGCTGCTGGTCGGTGGCGTCGCAGTCGCGGCCTTCAACAGCTTCCGTGGCAACGACAACGCGCAGGCCCAGGTGGATGCCAACGGTCAGGCCATCGGCCAGGACGGCGACATGGCGGCCGACGGCTCGATCCAGTCGGGCAAGATCGAATACGCCGACGTGCTCAACGTCAAGCCGATCAACGAGAAGGAAAAGCTGTACGCCACCGTGATCGGCACCGACGCCGTGCGCGAGACCAGCACCACCTCGACCCCGCGTGAGGTCTGCGAGGACGTGGTCGTGCAGGAGCGCGCTCCGGAGCGTGACGGCAACGTCGGCGGCACCGTCGCTGGCGCCGTCATCGGTGGCCTGGTCGGCAACCAGATCGGCAGCGGCAACGGCCGCAAGGCCGCTACGGCCGCAGGCGCCGTCGCCGGTGGCTTCATCGGCAACACGGTTGACAAGCGCCACGTCGGCGGCAAGGTCACCAGCCGCACCGAGCGCCAGTGCCACACCACGTCGTCGACGTCGCAGTCCTCGCGCGTGGTCGGTTACAACGTGACCTACCGCAATCCGGACGGCACCACCGGTTCGATGCGCACCGACAGCAAGCCGGGCAACAAGATCCTGCTGGGTGAAGAAGACAAGGTCGTCGGTTACGACGTGACCTACCGTTACGACGGTGCCGAGCAGACCATCCGCATGGACGAGCGTCCGGTCAACAACCGCCTGCCGGTGATCGACGGCCAGGTCGTGACCCAGACCGCTTCGGCCTCGACGGGTTCGACCTAG
- a CDS encoding DUF6116 family protein: MANPLTAPLLGFLGKLSFPRLFLLTAALFVVDLVVPDFVPLADELLLGLGTLLLASWKKRKDPTLPPAPRAPR, from the coding sequence ATGGCCAACCCACTCACCGCCCCCCTGCTGGGCTTCCTCGGCAAGCTCAGCTTCCCGCGCCTGTTCCTGCTGACCGCCGCCCTGTTCGTGGTCGACCTGGTCGTGCCCGACTTCGTGCCCCTGGCCGACGAGCTCCTGCTGGGCCTGGGCACCCTGCTGCTGGCCAGCTGGAAGAAGCGCAAGGACCCGACCCTGCCGCCCGCGCCCCGCGCGCCCCGCTGA
- a CDS encoding TatD family hydrolase codes for MHPLVDSHCHLDAAEFDDDRDQVIARARAAGVTRQVVPAVDAAGWPKLRDACPPGSGLHPAYGLHPMYLAQHRDEHLPLLREWIERERPLAIGECGLDYFVEGLDAETQMHFFDGQLRLAREFDLPVIVHARRAVDAVIGATRRVGGLRGVVHSYSGSEEQARQLWNAGFMLGLGGPVTYDRANRLRKLAASMPLEHLLLETDAPDQPDAGIRGQRNEPARLPEVLHVIAGLRGIEAEELARATTANAERLFALPA; via the coding sequence GTGCACCCGCTGGTCGACAGCCACTGCCACCTCGACGCGGCCGAGTTCGACGACGACCGTGACCAGGTGATCGCCCGCGCCCGGGCGGCCGGCGTCACCCGCCAGGTCGTGCCGGCGGTGGACGCCGCAGGCTGGCCGAAGCTGCGCGATGCATGCCCGCCGGGCAGCGGCCTGCATCCGGCCTATGGGCTGCACCCCATGTACCTGGCGCAGCACCGCGACGAGCACCTGCCGCTGCTGCGCGAGTGGATCGAGCGCGAACGTCCGCTAGCGATCGGCGAATGCGGCCTGGATTACTTCGTCGAAGGTCTCGACGCGGAAACGCAGATGCACTTCTTCGACGGCCAGCTGCGGCTGGCGCGCGAATTCGACCTGCCGGTCATCGTGCACGCGCGCCGCGCCGTCGATGCGGTGATCGGCGCCACCCGCCGCGTTGGCGGATTGCGCGGCGTCGTCCACAGCTACTCGGGCAGCGAAGAGCAGGCGCGGCAGCTGTGGAACGCCGGCTTCATGCTCGGGCTCGGCGGCCCGGTCACCTACGACCGCGCCAACCGCCTGCGCAAGCTGGCGGCATCGATGCCGCTGGAGCACCTGCTGCTGGAAACCGATGCGCCCGACCAGCCCGACGCGGGCATCCGCGGCCAGCGCAACGAGCCGGCACGGCTGCCGGAAGTGCTGCATGTCATCGCAGGCTTGCGCGGTATCGAGGCCGAAGAACTGGCTCGCGCAACTACGGCCAACGCCGAGCGCCTGTTCGCATTGCCAGCGTAG
- a CDS encoding tRNA threonylcarbamoyladenosine dehydratase: protein MTTIPLDPAWLERFAGVDRLYGVGTVARLSTCRVAVVGMGGVGSWVVEALARTGIGHLTLIDADDLCVSNTNRQLPALAGQYGRAKVESMAERCRGINPQITVEAVASFVTPSNLTEMLDRGFDLVIDACDSFRTKVEMAAWCRRRKLPLIVVGSAGGRTDATLVRVRDLSRTEHDAMLALVRKKLRSEFNFPKNTDRYFGISAIYSLENVKYPQPDGSVCGVRPQVSGDAALKLDCGAGLGAATHITGTFAFAAVGRALELLLKRK, encoded by the coding sequence ATGACCACCATCCCCCTGGACCCGGCCTGGCTCGAACGCTTCGCCGGAGTAGACCGTCTTTACGGCGTCGGAACCGTTGCCCGCCTGTCCACCTGCCGCGTTGCCGTCGTCGGCATGGGCGGCGTCGGCTCGTGGGTGGTCGAAGCGCTGGCACGTACCGGCATCGGCCACCTGACCCTGATTGACGCCGACGACCTGTGCGTGTCCAACACCAACCGCCAGCTGCCGGCCCTGGCCGGCCAGTACGGCCGTGCCAAGGTCGAGTCGATGGCCGAACGCTGCCGGGGGATCAATCCGCAGATCACGGTCGAGGCGGTGGCCAGTTTCGTCACGCCGTCCAACCTGACCGAGATGCTCGATCGCGGTTTCGACCTGGTGATCGATGCCTGCGACAGCTTCCGCACCAAGGTCGAGATGGCCGCATGGTGCCGTCGCCGCAAGCTGCCGCTGATCGTGGTGGGCTCGGCCGGCGGACGCACCGATGCGACGCTGGTGCGCGTGCGCGACCTGTCGCGCACCGAGCACGATGCGATGCTGGCGCTGGTCCGGAAGAAGCTGCGCAGCGAGTTCAACTTCCCGAAGAACACCGATCGCTACTTCGGCATCTCGGCGATCTACTCGCTGGAGAACGTCAAGTACCCGCAGCCGGACGGCAGCGTCTGCGGCGTGCGTCCGCAGGTGAGCGGTGACGCGGCACTCAAGCTGGACTGCGGAGCGGGCCTTGGCGCGGCAACGCACATCACCGGCACGTTCGCGTTTGCAGCGGTCGGTCGCGCGCTGGAGCTGCTGCTGAAGCGCAAGTAA
- a CDS encoding glycine zipper 2TM domain-containing protein, with translation MSSQNLRLLGVAAAAMVALAGCATSPSPGYSTAPAPSYGGSNATCYDCGTVTRIEQVAAGSTAPSATGAILGGIVGAVAGHEISAHTGGSKGNQNVAAAAGAVGGAVAGNAIQKNTGSAAYNVYVRLNDGRTTVVTQKDLDGIREGSYVRVNNGRAWAQ, from the coding sequence ATGAGTTCCCAGAATCTCCGCCTGCTTGGTGTTGCCGCCGCTGCCATGGTCGCACTGGCCGGTTGTGCCACGTCTCCGTCCCCGGGCTACAGCACCGCGCCGGCACCGTCCTACGGTGGCAGCAATGCCACCTGCTACGACTGCGGCACGGTCACCCGAATCGAACAGGTCGCAGCAGGCAGCACCGCACCCAGCGCCACGGGTGCAATCCTCGGCGGCATCGTCGGCGCCGTCGCCGGCCATGAGATCTCCGCCCATACCGGTGGCAGCAAGGGCAATCAGAATGTTGCAGCGGCCGCTGGTGCGGTCGGCGGCGCCGTCGCCGGCAACGCAATCCAGAAGAACACCGGCAGCGCTGCCTATAACGTTTATGTGCGCCTGAACGATGGTCGCACCACGGTGGTCACGCAGAAGGACCTCGACGGCATTCGCGAAGGCTCGTATGTCCGCGTGAATAACGGCCGCGCCTGGGCGCAGTAA
- a CDS encoding cold-shock protein: MSNRETGTVKWFNDAKGFGFISRENGEDVFVHFRAIQSQGFKSLKEGQKVSFTVVQGQKGLQADAVQPL; this comes from the coding sequence ATGTCGAACCGTGAAACCGGTACCGTCAAGTGGTTCAACGATGCCAAGGGCTTTGGCTTCATCAGCCGCGAAAATGGTGAGGACGTGTTCGTGCACTTCCGCGCCATCCAGTCGCAGGGCTTCAAGAGCCTGAAGGAAGGCCAGAAGGTCTCCTTCACCGTCGTCCAGGGCCAGAAGGGCCTGCAGGCCGACGCCGTCCAGCCGCTCTGA
- a CDS encoding DUF456 domain-containing protein, producing the protein MELQGIYYLIAGILMLVGIAGTVLPALPGLPLVFAGMLLAAWAGDFREVGWVPLVILGLLTVLSLGIDLLATSIGAKRVGASKLAVVGAVLGTFAGLFFGPVGLFAGPFVGALGGELIHGREVRKAAKVGFGTWLGIVFGVVLKLGLAFAMLGLFAFAWFF; encoded by the coding sequence ATGGAATTGCAGGGAATTTACTATCTAATCGCGGGCATTCTGATGCTGGTCGGGATAGCCGGGACGGTATTGCCTGCCCTGCCCGGCCTGCCCCTGGTATTCGCCGGGATGCTGTTGGCGGCCTGGGCCGGGGATTTCCGCGAGGTCGGCTGGGTGCCGCTGGTGATACTGGGCCTGCTGACGGTGCTGTCGCTTGGCATCGACCTGCTGGCGACCTCGATCGGCGCCAAGCGCGTCGGGGCGAGCAAGCTGGCCGTCGTCGGGGCGGTATTGGGAACTTTCGCCGGGCTGTTCTTCGGGCCGGTGGGGCTGTTCGCCGGCCCGTTTGTCGGCGCCCTCGGCGGCGAGCTGATCCATGGCCGCGAAGTTCGCAAGGCTGCCAAGGTCGGCTTCGGTACCTGGCTCGGCATCGTCTTCGGCGTGGTTCTCAAGCTCGGCCTGGCGTTCGCCATGCTCGGCCTGTTCGCCTTCGCCTGGTTCTTCTAG
- a CDS encoding phospholipase A: MPPVRNPHLPPYRPWLLVAAAMPLLAQAQAPADPATPEACVSITVDADRLACYDAVHGRSARDTRGADIAAKEAKAIQKNLEIAEEVVPDTTAVAPEQSRAGSDLYPMEDPLHSAIANAGKGSLLDSRWELARDSKLGVFNFRAYKPVYLLPAFWSTDANETPHSPNPNNTVPGPIPVDALEAKFQLSFKTKAWENIFGDNGDLWMAYTQSSHWQVYSADTSRPFRETNYEPEVMLTFRNNYQIGGWNGRLAGIGINHQSNGRADPLSRSWNRVVGMIGLDRDNWALTVRPWWRVKESASEDNNSDIEDFVGRGDATLVYVRGGHQFSVMGRHSLRSGDRSHGAVQLDWGFPISNSLRGHIQVFDGYGESLIDYNHRATYIGLGISLLEWY, encoded by the coding sequence ATGCCGCCAGTTCGCAATCCGCACTTGCCTCCGTACCGCCCATGGCTGTTGGTCGCCGCCGCCATGCCATTGCTTGCCCAGGCGCAGGCGCCGGCCGATCCGGCCACGCCCGAGGCCTGCGTGTCCATCACCGTCGATGCCGACCGCCTGGCCTGCTACGACGCCGTGCACGGCCGCAGTGCGCGCGACACGCGCGGCGCCGACATCGCGGCCAAGGAAGCCAAGGCGATCCAGAAGAACCTGGAGATCGCCGAAGAGGTCGTACCCGATACGACGGCGGTCGCGCCCGAGCAGTCCCGCGCAGGCAGCGACCTGTACCCGATGGAAGACCCGCTGCACAGCGCCATCGCCAACGCCGGCAAGGGCTCGCTGCTCGACAGCCGCTGGGAACTGGCACGCGATTCCAAACTGGGCGTCTTCAACTTCCGCGCCTACAAGCCGGTCTACCTGCTGCCCGCGTTCTGGAGCACCGACGCCAACGAGACGCCGCACTCGCCCAATCCCAACAACACCGTGCCCGGGCCAATCCCGGTCGACGCGCTGGAGGCCAAGTTCCAGCTCAGCTTCAAGACCAAGGCCTGGGAAAACATCTTCGGCGACAACGGCGACCTGTGGATGGCCTATACCCAGTCCTCGCACTGGCAGGTCTACAGCGCCGACACCTCGCGTCCGTTCCGCGAGACCAACTACGAGCCGGAGGTCATGTTGACCTTCCGCAACAACTACCAGATCGGTGGCTGGAACGGCCGCCTGGCCGGCATCGGCATCAACCACCAGTCCAATGGCCGTGCCGATCCGTTGTCGCGCAGCTGGAACCGCGTGGTCGGCATGATCGGCCTGGACCGGGACAACTGGGCACTGACGGTCCGGCCGTGGTGGCGGGTCAAGGAAAGCGCGAGCGAGGACAACAACTCCGACATCGAGGATTTCGTCGGCCGCGGCGACGCCACGCTGGTGTACGTGCGCGGCGGCCATCAGTTCTCGGTGATGGGGCGGCACTCGCTGCGCAGCGGCGACCGCTCGCACGGCGCGGTGCAGCTCGACTGGGGCTTCCCGATCAGCAACAGCCTGCGCGGACACATCCAGGTGTTCGACGGCTACGGCGAAAGCCTGATCGACTACAACCACCGCGCGACCTACATCGGCCTGGGCATCTCGCTGCTGGAGTGGTACTGA
- a CDS encoding patatin-like phospholipase family protein, translating into MRRILSLDGGGIRGLVSCVWLAGVEDALAQAGKSGGLLRNFDLIAGSSTGALIACGLALGLPPQQLAELYRQQRHLIFPGMAQRLWSRAGRAFTQGVSAPRYDAKGLEKVLKKVFGTTTLGQAKKPLLVTSYDTISRTPIVFKSFKPEHADLPMWSVCRASTAAPTYFPAHPMVVEGRRRSMIDGGVVANNPTACAIAEALRKDARIDGAQDLVVLSVGSGERNRPIDLKSAQEWGALEWAIPIIDVLFDGNTDAVDYIAQHLVGDGYFRLQAELVTGLDDLDDVSATNVAALESMAQAYLLQADTRKKLVELVGRL; encoded by the coding sequence ATGCGCCGCATCCTTTCGCTCGATGGCGGCGGCATCCGCGGCCTGGTCAGCTGCGTCTGGCTGGCCGGCGTCGAAGATGCCCTCGCCCAGGCCGGGAAATCCGGCGGGCTGCTCCGCAACTTCGACCTGATCGCCGGCAGCTCGACCGGCGCGCTGATCGCCTGCGGCCTGGCCCTTGGCCTTCCTCCCCAGCAACTGGCGGAGCTGTACCGGCAGCAGCGGCACCTGATCTTTCCCGGCATGGCGCAGCGGTTGTGGTCGCGGGCCGGGCGCGCGTTTACCCAGGGTGTATCCGCCCCCCGCTATGACGCCAAGGGCCTGGAGAAGGTGCTGAAGAAGGTCTTCGGCACGACCACGCTGGGCCAGGCGAAGAAGCCGTTGCTGGTGACCAGCTACGACACGATTTCGCGCACGCCTATCGTGTTCAAGAGTTTCAAGCCCGAACACGCCGACCTGCCGATGTGGTCCGTGTGCCGGGCCTCGACCGCGGCACCGACCTACTTCCCGGCCCACCCGATGGTGGTCGAAGGACGCAGGCGGTCGATGATCGATGGCGGCGTGGTTGCCAACAATCCCACGGCCTGCGCGATCGCCGAAGCCCTGCGCAAGGACGCGCGCATCGACGGCGCCCAGGACCTGGTGGTGCTGTCGGTCGGCAGCGGCGAACGCAACCGGCCGATCGACCTGAAGTCGGCGCAGGAATGGGGTGCGCTGGAATGGGCAATTCCCATCATCGACGTGCTGTTCGACGGCAACACCGATGCGGTCGACTACATCGCCCAGCACCTGGTCGGCGATGGTTACTTCCGCCTGCAGGCGGAGCTGGTGACCGGGCTGGATGACCTCGATGACGTCAGCGCGACCAACGTCGCGGCGCTGGAATCGATGGCGCAGGCGTATCTGCTGCAGGCCGATACGCGCAAGAAGCTGGTGGAGCTGGTGGGACGGCTGTAG